The Levilactobacillus namurensis genomic interval TCACGCATTCACTGACCCGCATCCCGGTCCCGTACAAGACTTCTAGCAACGCCGAATCACGGGTGGCTAACGTCTTATCCGAGTTAGCAGCCGCCGCGGTAAACAGCGCAGTCATCTCTCGCTCGTAAAAGAATCGCGGTAAGTGGTCCTGGTGCTTCTTCAATTGAACGTAAGCGAACGGGTCGTCTTGGGCCCACTGGTTACTCATTAAGAAGTGGTAGAACGACCGCATCGTTGACAGCTTACGCGCAATGCTGGTCCGTGCGTAGTGGTGGTCGTACAGATGACTCAAGTAGACCTCCACGTCCAAATGATCGACTTGGTCCCAGGGCTTGGTCCCGCCGTTCTCCGCTAAGAACTGAGAAAACTCACTCAGGTCTTCGCGGTAGGCCTTCACCGTCTCCGCCGAGTACTGTCGTTCACCACGCAGGTACGTCATAAATTCTGCAACGGCCTTATCCGCCATTTAACATCCCTCCCTGCACATCTGTAATGCTAGCAAACGATTTCTAAAAACTCAACTAACTCATCAAACGTAAGGACCAAAAAGACGCGAGCCGTGGGCTCCCGTCTTTTTAGCTTACTTTTGAGGTGCTTCTTCGTAATCTCCGTTAGGACATACGATCTGGCTGCCCCCACGAATCTTCTTTTGAACCAGGTAGTGCCCGTCCTTAGGGCAATCCCGACCAACTGGTTTGTCCCAGGAGACGAAGTCACAATCTGGGTACCGTGAACAACCGTAAAAGATCCGGTTCTTCTTGGATTTACGTTCGATGACTTGT includes:
- the xerC gene encoding tyrosine recombinase XerC, with translation MADKAVAEFMTYLRGERQYSAETVKAYREDLSEFSQFLAENGGTKPWDQVDHLDVEVYLSHLYDHHYARTSIARKLSTMRSFYHFLMSNQWAQDDPFAYVQLKKHQDHLPRFFYEREMTALFTAAAANSDKTLATRDSALLEVLYGTGMRVSECVNLTLGAIDFENRLMLITGKGNKQRYVPFGHYAADALQQYFTVARTPLMTAHDQHHEFVFVNYRGQQLTTAGVTYLLNQIIKRSSLTTDIHPHMLRHTFATHLLNRGADLRSVQELLGHSSLSTTQIYTHVTREHLQRDYRQFFPRATEKSTQKPS